The Candidatus Omnitrophota bacterium genome window below encodes:
- a CDS encoding Hsp70 family protein has protein sequence MNNPLAIITPENAQLRPNFQPIRVIGIDLGTTNSTVAEIHWHPTDNSIQPHCLEIEQETTAGPYTHILIPSAVTVYNGQVWVGEGAKRLYARSAEIGLEVGKNLFLECKNDIGAQRTYQKAPEGFRSAAEIGGKVLEFLRNSAMKENQTPVSRFVVTVPASFQAAQRLDTVKAAKLAGISLGSGDLLDEPIAAFLDYLVSHSDRILERLDSPTNLLVFDFGGGTCDVAIFHIVPNLTQNHFQISPLAVSRYLRLGGGDIDRAILYEVLLPQLLEQNKLASSDISYEDKKNVIEPAFLGVAEVLKIGLCNEIHRLKQFDQNAKADKKQIIKKLPGRYACILRGKSLELLSPALSAEQFETILEPFLDRDFLYARETEYRMTCSIFASIQNALDRSRLEAKSLPFCLLVGGSSLIPQVVDEIQKFFPQAEILSYDNPEDIQTAVARGAACQALALALYGQSIFQMVTHNRISIRTKSGAYDLIPQGVPLPFPQNEAWMQCRDLIVPETSLINPVNILIELLAGDKEEEWPLFTEVWEAPAPVNRGDKLVLKYRMDENQVLEFELSLTDNEEETPFSGRIENPLTNVVNPNAIALKIQRIEEELRTGKIPQSQIPETVVEIARDYAELNQREKAISYLERAWRMKKQPDSYILNLLGIYHGELGNYEKEEKFYRESAHLSPMSGAMFNLALSQKNRSRFREAAISIDDYLMYRSNGPGWTLKAMIAEKLGNESLRTESLEAAFNDYANPKYLDEWELGWYMTACQMSGEKGKLEAARKEQKKRQNVQGAKTSPGGIPPEIMGSVAKT, from the coding sequence ATGAATAATCCTTTAGCCATCATCACTCCCGAAAATGCGCAATTGCGGCCAAATTTTCAACCAATCAGGGTTATTGGGATTGATTTGGGAACCACCAATTCCACCGTGGCGGAAATACATTGGCATCCAACCGACAACTCCATTCAACCCCATTGTTTGGAAATTGAACAAGAAACGACAGCAGGTCCATACACTCATATTCTCATCCCATCCGCCGTAACCGTTTATAATGGGCAAGTTTGGGTGGGAGAAGGCGCGAAACGTCTTTACGCCCGTTCGGCGGAAATTGGCTTGGAAGTAGGGAAAAACCTTTTTCTGGAATGCAAAAACGATATTGGCGCTCAACGCACCTATCAAAAAGCGCCGGAGGGATTCCGTTCCGCTGCGGAAATTGGCGGCAAAGTCCTGGAATTTTTGCGGAATTCCGCCATGAAAGAGAATCAAACTCCAGTATCGCGTTTTGTAGTAACCGTCCCCGCCTCGTTTCAGGCTGCCCAACGATTGGATACCGTAAAAGCGGCCAAACTGGCGGGCATCTCCCTAGGCAGCGGAGATTTGTTGGATGAACCCATCGCCGCTTTCCTCGATTACCTGGTCTCCCATTCCGATCGTATCTTGGAGAGACTAGATTCGCCGACGAATTTGCTCGTTTTCGATTTCGGCGGCGGTACCTGCGATGTGGCGATCTTTCATATAGTTCCCAACCTAACCCAGAATCATTTCCAAATTTCACCGCTGGCCGTATCAAGATACCTGCGGCTTGGCGGCGGCGATATCGACCGGGCTATTCTCTATGAAGTCCTCCTGCCCCAACTATTGGAACAAAACAAACTCGCATCGTCGGATATCAGTTACGAAGATAAAAAAAATGTAATCGAACCGGCTTTTTTAGGCGTAGCGGAAGTTCTAAAGATCGGTCTCTGCAATGAGATTCACCGGCTCAAACAGTTCGATCAGAATGCAAAAGCCGATAAAAAACAGATTATCAAAAAACTGCCTGGGCGTTATGCCTGCATTCTGCGTGGGAAGTCTCTGGAACTGCTTTCTCCCGCTTTATCCGCCGAACAGTTCGAGACTATCCTGGAACCTTTCCTGGATCGGGATTTTTTATACGCCCGCGAAACGGAATACCGCATGACTTGTTCGATTTTCGCTTCCATTCAGAATGCCCTGGATCGTAGCCGACTGGAAGCGAAATCGCTTCCTTTCTGCTTATTGGTGGGGGGCAGCAGTCTAATACCGCAGGTAGTAGACGAAATTCAAAAATTCTTTCCCCAGGCAGAGATATTGTCCTACGACAACCCGGAAGATATCCAAACCGCCGTAGCTCGCGGCGCCGCCTGTCAAGCCTTGGCATTAGCCCTATATGGTCAAAGCATCTTTCAAATGGTTACCCATAACCGGATTTCCATTCGCACTAAAAGCGGCGCCTATGATTTGATCCCCCAGGGAGTTCCGCTTCCATTCCCCCAAAATGAAGCATGGATGCAATGCCGGGATTTAATCGTACCCGAAACGTCATTAATCAATCCCGTCAACATATTGATAGAATTATTGGCTGGCGATAAAGAGGAGGAATGGCCTTTATTCACCGAAGTCTGGGAGGCGCCGGCGCCGGTCAACCGTGGGGATAAACTCGTCTTGAAATACCGTATGGATGAAAATCAGGTGCTGGAATTCGAGTTATCGCTGACGGATAATGAGGAAGAGACGCCTTTTTCTGGACGAATTGAAAACCCCCTCACCAATGTGGTTAATCCCAATGCCATCGCTTTAAAAATTCAACGCATCGAAGAAGAATTGCGAACGGGAAAAATACCCCAATCCCAAATACCCGAAACCGTTGTGGAAATCGCTAGAGATTATGCCGAACTAAATCAACGTGAAAAAGCCATTTCTTACTTGGAACGGGCATGGCGCATGAAAAAACAACCCGATTCCTACATTCTGAACCTTTTGGGAATCTACCACGGAGAATTGGGAAATTACGAAAAAGAAGAGAAATTCTACCGGGAAAGCGCCCACCTTTCGCCAATGAGCGGAGCCATGTTCAACCTAGCGTTGAGCCAAAAGAATCGCTCGCGCTTCCGTGAGGCCGCTATATCCATCGACGATTATCTCATGTATCGATCGAACGGCCCTGGCTGGACTTTGAAAGCGATGATCGCCGAGAAATTGGGGAATGAATCCTTGCGGACGGAATCCTTGGAAGCGGCTTTTAACGACTATGCCAATCCCAAATATCTGGATGAATGGGAACTCGGCTGGTATATGACGGCTTGCCAAATGTCGGGAGAAAAGGGAAAACTGGAAGCCGCTCGAAAAGAACAAAAAAAGCGGCAAAACGTCCAAGGCGCGAAGACAAGTCCCGGCGGCATTCCTCCCGAAATCATGGGAAGCGTGGCAAAAACATGA
- a CDS encoding UvrD-helicase domain-containing protein, which produces MSWLLTYNELTPDQQRAFALGPDEPRAVIGGPGSGKTQILLHRAQYLSHRFHIQPNRFRIFVYTNVLKDYIQSAFSLLGLPEENILTIDHWRRLFFEEHIGRKLPWDYENKQPDFDAIREAVYNKVCSGSISLPLYDFVLVDEGQDLEIETFQLLKKISAHITVCMDSKQQIYERGSNEAEILHILGIKKRNVNLIDAFRVCPFLVEVAAQLISDPSEREAFKNQTRQPQTEKQPPLLYLAKNFEDETRMLYEMVRERLMKNEKIAILFPQNRQVFGYANSLTEAGIEVEVPNKRGGVKRFPAHDFSSDRPKLMAYPSVKGLTFDSVFMPRLTPNSFQRVSQERIQRLLFVALTRAVKWAYLSTDEAKPLPTIANRLLPLQDQGCFTVRNSQNASFAFPPKIDVSATSTNDDLDFL; this is translated from the coding sequence ATGAGCTGGCTGCTTACATACAACGAACTGACTCCCGACCAGCAGCGGGCCTTCGCTCTCGGCCCGGATGAACCGCGCGCCGTCATTGGAGGCCCCGGCTCTGGAAAGACGCAAATCCTGCTGCACCGCGCCCAATATTTAAGCCATCGATTCCATATCCAACCCAACCGCTTCCGCATCTTTGTATATACCAATGTCCTGAAAGATTATATTCAATCGGCGTTTTCCTTACTGGGATTGCCGGAAGAAAACATCCTCACCATAGACCATTGGCGCCGCTTATTCTTTGAAGAACATATCGGTCGAAAACTCCCTTGGGATTATGAAAATAAACAACCCGATTTTGACGCCATTCGCGAGGCGGTTTACAACAAAGTTTGTAGCGGATCGATCTCTTTGCCTTTATACGACTTTGTTTTGGTGGATGAAGGGCAAGATTTGGAAATAGAAACGTTCCAACTTCTGAAGAAAATCAGCGCACATATAACCGTCTGCATGGACAGCAAACAACAAATCTACGAAAGAGGCTCCAACGAAGCGGAAATCCTTCATATTCTGGGAATCAAGAAACGCAACGTCAACTTGATAGACGCTTTTCGCGTATGCCCCTTTCTTGTCGAAGTCGCCGCCCAATTGATTTCCGATCCCTCCGAGCGCGAAGCTTTCAAGAATCAAACCCGGCAGCCGCAGACGGAAAAACAACCGCCATTGCTTTACCTTGCCAAGAATTTTGAAGATGAGACGCGAATGCTCTACGAGATGGTGCGGGAAAGGTTAATGAAGAACGAAAAAATCGCCATTCTGTTTCCCCAAAACCGGCAGGTTTTTGGATACGCCAATAGTTTAACGGAGGCGGGCATCGAGGTGGAAGTTCCCAATAAACGCGGCGGCGTCAAGCGATTTCCTGCGCATGATTTTTCATCGGATCGTCCCAAATTAATGGCCTATCCCAGCGTAAAAGGATTAACCTTCGATTCCGTCTTTATGCCTCGTTTGACGCCGAACTCGTTTCAGCGGGTAAGCCAGGAACGCATCCAGCGACTGCTCTTTGTGGCTTTAACCAGAGCCGTGAAATGGGCGTATTTGAGCACGGATGAAGCCAAACCCTTGCCGACCATCGCCAATCGATTGCTCCCGCTGCAAGACCAAGGATGCTTTACGGTTCGCAATAGCCAAAACGCATCCTTCGCTTTTCCCCCAAAAATAGACGTATCGGCAACGTCGACAAACGACGATTTGGATTTCCTATAA
- a CDS encoding helicase-related protein → MPRIFDNIQKQLLPALRETLEVSFRSDFCVGYFNLRGWKQLDSYFEQWGGGDGNCCRLLVGMHRSPEEELRQAMNLSKTEEGIDNQTAMRLKKKLAEEFHNQLTIGIPTNEDETGLRRLAKQIRLKKVVVKLFLSYPLHAKLYLLFRHDNINPIVGYLGSSNLTFAGLSKQGELNVDVLDHDACLKLSDWFEQRWNDTWCVDISDELVEIIENSWAREERIPPYRIYIKMAYHLSQEARAGLSEFKIPRDFGNKLFEFQVAAVKIAAHHLNKRGGVLIGDVVGLGKTLMATALARIFEDDHFLETLIICPKNLVPLWEDYREQYRMRAKVLSITMVKKVLPNLRRYRLVIIDESHNLRNREGERYKAIHEYVQENESKCILLSATPYNKTYLDLSNQLRLFIQEEQNLGVRPETLLRELGEIEFTRRHQCSPHTLAAFEKSVSTDDWRELMRLFMVRRTRSFIQDNYAETDPANGRKYLTFSDGTRSYFPARLPKTVKFKIDDNDPSDQYARLYAPNVVDAINGLNLPRYGLGNYIAPTPHQPPTPNEDKILADLSRAGKRLMGFCRTNLFKRLESSGHAFILSVQRHILRNYIYLHAIEQNKLLPIGTQNVGLLDSRVQDADKEMFDIESIWVEDEDDNSTSDLANILDPYRADYYQQRAAEIYAEYEQRYKRRFKWLRADLFVPELAGDLLQDAGALLGLLKKCGAWEPAQDAKLSALAQLLSHKHPNEKVLVFSQFADTALYLDEQLKTAGIQKSEAVIGGAPNVTELAWRFSPESNDKRRQWKPEEELRILFTTDVLSEGQNLQDCAIVVNYDLPWAIIRLIQRAGRVDRIGQKAENILCYSFLPAEGVERIIRLRSRVRQRLHENAEVIGADEAFFENDLNDEAILNLYHEKAGILDGDDDAEVDLASYAYQIWKNAITADPALQKIIPDLPPVVYSTKPHQPKEREPEGALVYIRTAEGNDSLAWVNENGKSVTESQFAILKAAECMPDTPALPRKDNHHELVKKGVEFLIEEEKSVGGQLGRPSGARFRAYERLKRYAEDVKGTLFDNEELHKAIEDIYRYPLKQSATDALNRQLRSGVSDDTLTQLVIALREEDKLCLIHEEEETHEPRIICSLGLQAK, encoded by the coding sequence GTGCCTCGAATATTCGATAACATTCAAAAACAGTTGCTCCCCGCTCTCCGTGAAACCTTAGAGGTTTCTTTCCGTTCGGATTTTTGCGTTGGGTATTTCAATCTTCGGGGATGGAAGCAACTGGATTCCTATTTCGAACAGTGGGGCGGCGGCGATGGCAACTGCTGCCGCTTGCTTGTGGGAATGCACCGATCGCCGGAAGAAGAACTCCGGCAGGCCATGAATCTATCTAAAACGGAAGAAGGGATTGATAACCAAACCGCCATGCGGTTGAAAAAAAAACTGGCGGAAGAGTTTCATAATCAACTGACGATTGGAATCCCGACAAACGAGGATGAAACCGGACTTCGTCGATTGGCTAAACAAATCCGGCTAAAGAAGGTCGTTGTAAAACTTTTCCTGAGCTACCCTTTGCACGCAAAACTTTATCTGCTTTTTCGCCATGACAATATCAATCCCATCGTTGGCTACTTGGGAAGCAGCAATCTCACTTTTGCCGGACTTTCCAAACAAGGCGAGCTTAATGTCGATGTTCTCGATCACGACGCTTGCCTGAAACTCTCAGACTGGTTTGAACAACGCTGGAATGACACATGGTGCGTAGATATCTCGGATGAATTGGTGGAAATAATTGAGAATAGTTGGGCGCGGGAAGAACGAATTCCCCCCTATCGCATCTACATCAAAATGGCTTATCACCTGTCCCAGGAAGCGCGGGCGGGACTAAGTGAATTTAAAATTCCGCGAGATTTTGGCAATAAACTTTTTGAATTTCAGGTTGCGGCAGTTAAAATCGCCGCTCATCACCTGAATAAACGTGGCGGCGTCTTAATTGGCGATGTTGTTGGATTGGGAAAAACTCTCATGGCGACGGCCTTAGCCCGCATTTTCGAAGACGACCATTTCCTGGAAACATTGATAATCTGTCCTAAAAACCTCGTTCCTCTATGGGAAGACTACAGGGAACAGTATCGGATGAGAGCAAAAGTTCTATCCATAACGATGGTCAAGAAAGTACTTCCCAATCTTCGACGCTATCGCTTGGTTATCATTGATGAAAGCCATAATCTAAGAAACCGGGAAGGAGAGCGCTACAAGGCGATTCACGAATACGTACAAGAGAATGAAAGCAAGTGCATCTTGCTTTCGGCTACTCCATACAATAAGACCTACCTCGATCTCTCCAACCAACTTCGTCTGTTTATCCAAGAAGAACAAAATCTTGGCGTAAGACCCGAAACGTTATTGCGGGAATTAGGCGAGATTGAATTCACACGCCGCCATCAGTGTTCCCCGCATACGCTCGCGGCGTTCGAAAAAAGCGTATCTACCGATGATTGGCGGGAACTCATGCGGCTTTTCATGGTGCGGCGCACTCGCAGTTTTATTCAAGACAATTATGCCGAAACCGATCCCGCAAACGGCAGAAAATACCTGACCTTTTCCGATGGAACGAGGTCTTACTTTCCCGCCCGTTTGCCCAAAACCGTTAAATTCAAAATCGACGACAACGATCCTTCCGACCAATACGCTCGGCTCTACGCGCCGAACGTAGTAGATGCGATCAATGGCTTAAATCTTCCCCGTTACGGATTGGGGAACTACATCGCGCCGACGCCTCATCAGCCGCCCACTCCAAACGAAGACAAAATTCTGGCGGATTTATCCCGCGCGGGCAAACGTCTTATGGGATTTTGCCGCACTAACCTCTTCAAACGTTTGGAAAGCAGCGGCCATGCGTTCATTCTTTCCGTTCAGCGGCATATTCTCCGAAATTACATCTATCTCCATGCGATCGAACAGAACAAGCTTCTGCCGATTGGAACGCAAAATGTTGGTCTTTTGGATAGCCGCGTTCAGGATGCCGATAAAGAAATGTTCGATATCGAAAGTATTTGGGTTGAGGACGAAGATGATAATTCAACCTCGGATTTAGCAAACATTCTTGATCCCTATCGCGCAGACTATTATCAACAACGCGCCGCCGAGATATACGCGGAGTATGAACAGCGATACAAACGACGATTCAAATGGCTTCGGGCGGATTTATTCGTTCCTGAGTTGGCTGGCGATCTTCTCCAAGACGCCGGGGCGTTGCTTGGTCTTTTGAAAAAATGCGGCGCTTGGGAACCGGCTCAGGACGCCAAATTGTCGGCTTTGGCCCAATTGCTTTCCCATAAACATCCCAACGAAAAGGTTCTGGTTTTCAGTCAATTCGCCGACACGGCGCTTTATCTGGATGAACAGTTAAAAACAGCCGGGATTCAAAAATCGGAGGCGGTTATCGGCGGCGCCCCGAACGTTACGGAATTGGCTTGGAGGTTTAGCCCGGAAAGCAACGATAAACGGCGGCAGTGGAAGCCGGAAGAAGAATTGCGGATTCTTTTCACCACCGATGTCCTCAGCGAAGGCCAGAACTTGCAGGATTGCGCCATTGTGGTGAACTACGATCTTCCTTGGGCTATTATCCGGCTGATACAGCGGGCTGGCCGCGTGGATCGCATCGGTCAAAAAGCGGAAAACATTCTTTGCTATTCGTTTCTGCCCGCCGAGGGAGTCGAGCGGATCATTCGCCTTCGCTCCCGCGTCCGGCAACGGCTCCATGAGAACGCCGAGGTTATCGGCGCAGACGAAGCCTTTTTTGAGAATGATCTCAATGATGAAGCCATTTTGAATCTATACCACGAAAAGGCGGGAATTCTGGATGGAGACGACGACGCCGAGGTGGATTTAGCCTCCTATGCCTATCAAATCTGGAAAAACGCCATTACCGCCGATCCCGCGTTGCAGAAGATTATTCCCGATTTGCCTCCGGTGGTTTATTCCACGAAGCCGCATCAACCGAAGGAACGGGAACCCGAAGGAGCGTTGGTTTACATCCGCACGGCGGAGGGAAACGATTCTTTGGCCTGGGTGAACGAAAACGGTAAGAGCGTTACGGAATCTCAATTCGCTATTCTCAAGGCGGCGGAATGTATGCCGGATACCCCGGCATTGCCCCGCAAGGACAATCACCACGAACTGGTAAAGAAGGGAGTAGAGTTCCTGATCGAAGAAGAAAAATCCGTGGGCGGACAATTAGGGCGGCCTTCGGGCGCTCGCTTCCGCGCCTACGAACGGCTGAAGCGCTATGCGGAAGACGTTAAAGGAACGCTTTTCGACAATGAAGAATTGCATAAAGCCATTGAAGATATTTACCGCTATCCATTGAAACAATCGGCTACGGATGCGCTGAACAGGCAATTGCGCAGCGGCGTTTCGGATGATACCTTGACCCAATTGGTAATCGCTCTCCGTGAGGAAGACAAACTGTGTTTGATTCATGAGGAAGAAGAAACTCATGAACCCCGGATTATCTGTTCGCTGGGATTGCAAGCAAAATAA
- a CDS encoding DUF3800 domain-containing protein, with translation MYLIYMDESGQTGNNLNDPAQPIFILAALIVPETVWLALEKDLVAVIDKYFPAPRPMNFEIHAKSIYHGESYFRQYPMSHRLSFRDEWLSISQRHNLKLIYRSIVKKRYRNWIRSTFGSGVSINPHVAAFPLVAHVVNDYLASLQDSPLGIFIVDENREIISDVEKAIYLLRGAEGNLKLDRIIEKGFFIDSSKSFLLQLCDLCAYSAKKKEERKEGLPIKPIDEGGIQMIEPLIQRGDEALQDTLEWLIEQQKEKAARE, from the coding sequence TTGTATCTCATTTATATGGATGAGTCCGGCCAGACAGGGAATAATCTGAATGACCCGGCGCAACCGATTTTCATTTTAGCGGCGCTTATTGTACCAGAAACAGTATGGTTGGCTTTGGAAAAGGATCTAGTAGCGGTTATTGATAAGTATTTCCCCGCTCCTCGTCCTATGAATTTTGAGATTCATGCAAAGTCTATCTATCATGGCGAGAGTTATTTTCGCCAATATCCTATGAGTCATCGGCTTTCCTTTAGAGACGAATGGTTGAGTATTTCGCAACGCCATAACCTTAAACTAATCTATCGTTCTATCGTCAAGAAACGATATCGCAATTGGATTCGCTCAACCTTTGGTTCCGGCGTTTCCATAAATCCTCACGTAGCAGCGTTCCCCTTAGTGGCGCATGTGGTTAATGATTACTTGGCGTCTCTCCAGGATTCGCCTTTGGGTATTTTTATTGTCGACGAGAACCGTGAAATCATTTCAGATGTTGAAAAGGCTATTTATTTGTTACGGGGTGCAGAGGGAAATCTGAAACTGGATCGAATTATCGAAAAGGGATTCTTTATCGATTCCTCAAAAAGTTTCCTTCTTCAGTTATGCGATCTATGCGCCTACAGCGCAAAAAAGAAAGAGGAAAGAAAAGAAGGTTTACCGATTAAACCGATCGATGAAGGCGGGATTCAAATGATTGAACCTTTAATTCAGCGCGGAGATGAAGCCCTGCAAGACACGTTGGAATGGCTTATCGAACAACAAAAAGAAAAAGCGGCCAGGGAATAA